In Falco biarmicus isolate bFalBia1 chromosome 7, bFalBia1.pri, whole genome shotgun sequence, a single window of DNA contains:
- the EXD1 gene encoding piRNA biogenesis protein EXD1 isoform X3, whose translation MSLSGERLRALLGRPLRVTLKCGVFQGVLQCVNPDRSLLLRTVKNVETGRSTPGVKMFFGHEIVNVELLDEPDSGKGTAMLYKCTSAVEGNKQADAGLADCGPWSSSHVPLGSQLRASDSLKYSLSEKKDEENVEYTVVDCFQQKFEPAVLHLKQQCVISVAGEGVNLCRHGKLSWLEIGTKSHIFLFDIFLLGPQAFKNGLQMVLEDKNILKVMHDCRGISDCLFHQYGVLLFNVFDTQVADALQFSVATGGFLPHRVCTLQECLMQHLKIPSKWHAIMKSRQQMASEAAESSGVVPQPPSLQTRQAQSAQPLLTGHAFQPFYRLRCPPLDAFKDLCILLELGGPEQVTGAKVRPHHR comes from the exons ATGTCTCTCAGCGGCGAGCGCCTGCGTGCCCTGCTGGGGAGACCCCTTAGAGTCACCTTAAAATGCGGCGTCTTCCAGGGGGTGCTGCAGTGTGTGAACCCCGACCGGAGCCTTCTCCTGCGGACAG TGAAGAACGTGGAAACTGGCAGAAGCACTCCAGGAGTAAAGATGTTTTTTGGCCATGAAATAGTCAATG TGGAACTGCTGGATGAACCAGATTCAGGGAAGGGAACAGCAATGCTCTACAA GTGCACTTCAGCTGTTGAAGGGAACAAACAAGCAGATGCAGGACTAGCAGATTGTGGCCCATGGAGTTCTTCTCACGTTCCCCTAGGCAGCCAGCTCAGAGCCTCAGATAGCTTAAAATACTCCCTCTCAG aGAAGAAGGATGAAGAGAATGTGGAGTACACAGTTGTTGATTGTTTCCAGCAGAAATTTGAGCCAGCA GTGCTGCACCTGAAACAGCAGTGCGTTATCAGTGTAGCAGGAGAAGGTGTTAATTTGTGTCGTCATGGAAAACTCTCATGGCTTGAG ATAGGAACAAAGAgccatatttttctgtttgatatcTTCCTTCTGGGACCTCAGGCTTTCAAAAATGGATTACAAATGGTGCTGGAAGACAAAAACATCTTGAAG GTCATGCATGACTGCCGCGGGATCTCAGACTGCCTCTTCCACCAGTACGGTGTCCTTCTCTTCAATGTCTTTGACACACAG GTTGCTGATGCTCTGCAGTTCTCGGTGGCAACAGGTGGCTTCCTTCCACACCGTGTCTGCACATTACAGGAGTGTTTGATGCAGCACTTGAAGATACCTTCCAAATGGCATGCCATCAtgaagagcaggcagcagatgGCTTCG gaagctgcagagagcagcggGGTCgtccctcagcctccttctctccaaaccAGACAAGCCCAGAGTGCgcagccgctcctcacaggacatgccttccagcccttttaCCGGCTtcgttgccctcctctggatgcattcaaggACCTTTGCATCCTTCTTGAGTTGGGTGGCCCAGAACAGGTCACAGGAGCCAAGGTGAGGCCGCACCACCGCTGA
- the EXD1 gene encoding piRNA biogenesis protein EXD1 isoform X4, with translation MSLSGERLRALLGRPLRVTLKCGVFQGVLQCVNPDRSLLLRTVKNVETGRSTPGVKMFFGHEIVNVELLDEPDSGKGTAMLYKCTSAVEGNKQADAGLADCGPWSSSHVPLGSQLRASDSLKYSLSEKKDEENVEYTVVDCFQQKFEPAVLHLKQQCVISVAGEGVNLCRHGKLSWLEIGTKSHIFLFDIFLLGPQAFKNGLQMVLEDKNILKVMHDCRGISDCLFHQYGVLLFNVFDTQVADALQFSVATGGFLPHRVCTLQECLMQHLKIPSKWHAIMKSRQQMASENADIWFLRPFPAFLLKALALKAMYLLRLHASLMDNLMSDLTTVVRGYLNAYQSGSGDPLRSTKEF, from the exons ATGTCTCTCAGCGGCGAGCGCCTGCGTGCCCTGCTGGGGAGACCCCTTAGAGTCACCTTAAAATGCGGCGTCTTCCAGGGGGTGCTGCAGTGTGTGAACCCCGACCGGAGCCTTCTCCTGCGGACAG TGAAGAACGTGGAAACTGGCAGAAGCACTCCAGGAGTAAAGATGTTTTTTGGCCATGAAATAGTCAATG TGGAACTGCTGGATGAACCAGATTCAGGGAAGGGAACAGCAATGCTCTACAA GTGCACTTCAGCTGTTGAAGGGAACAAACAAGCAGATGCAGGACTAGCAGATTGTGGCCCATGGAGTTCTTCTCACGTTCCCCTAGGCAGCCAGCTCAGAGCCTCAGATAGCTTAAAATACTCCCTCTCAG aGAAGAAGGATGAAGAGAATGTGGAGTACACAGTTGTTGATTGTTTCCAGCAGAAATTTGAGCCAGCA GTGCTGCACCTGAAACAGCAGTGCGTTATCAGTGTAGCAGGAGAAGGTGTTAATTTGTGTCGTCATGGAAAACTCTCATGGCTTGAG ATAGGAACAAAGAgccatatttttctgtttgatatcTTCCTTCTGGGACCTCAGGCTTTCAAAAATGGATTACAAATGGTGCTGGAAGACAAAAACATCTTGAAG GTCATGCATGACTGCCGCGGGATCTCAGACTGCCTCTTCCACCAGTACGGTGTCCTTCTCTTCAATGTCTTTGACACACAG GTTGCTGATGCTCTGCAGTTCTCGGTGGCAACAGGTGGCTTCCTTCCACACCGTGTCTGCACATTACAGGAGTGTTTGATGCAGCACTTGAAGATACCTTCCAAATGGCATGCCATCAtgaagagcaggcagcagatgGCTTCG GAGAATGCTGACATATGGTTCCTGAGAccctttccagcttttctgcttAAAGCACTTGCTCTGAAGGCTATGTACCTTCTGCGGCTCCACGCATCTCTAATGGATAACTTGATGTCTGACCTAACAACTGTAGTACGTGGTTATTTAAATGCTTATCAGTCTGGGTCTGGAGATCCCCTTAGGAGCACAAAG GAATTTTAG